The following proteins are co-located in the Anomalospiza imberbis isolate Cuckoo-Finch-1a 21T00152 chromosome 1, ASM3175350v1, whole genome shotgun sequence genome:
- the NPVF gene encoding pro-FMRFamide-related neuropeptide VF yields the protein MAVLFTVQILSSLSKLNLRKMKVISTKKFILFVLATVVFLTSNSMCLNEPMKSRLQSREDNDDKYYEIKDNILEEKQRSLNFEEMEDWGSKDIIKMNPFTASKMPNSVANLPLRFGRNYPEERSIKPFSNLPLRFGRAFGENIPNHAPKVSHRLERSPLFKGSSQSLLNLPQRFGKSLAVNLPRDVQEFEPGI from the exons ATGGCAGTTTTATTTACTGTACAGATTCTGAGCTCTCTAAGTAAGCTTAACTtgagaaaaatgaaagtaatTTCAACCAAGAAGTTTATTCTGTTTGTTTTAGCTACAGTGGTCTTTCTCACATCAAACAGCATGTGCCTAAATGAACCAATGAAgtccaggctgcagagcagagaagaCAATGATGATAAATATTATGAG attaaagataatattttggaagaaaagcagagaagtcTAAATTTTGAAGAAATGGAAGACTGGGGATCAAAAGATATCATTAAAATGAACCCTTTTACAGCAAGCAAGATGCCCAATTCAGTTGCTAATTTACCTCTTAGATTTGGAAGAAATTATCCAGAAGAAAGAAGCATTAAACCATTTTCTAATTTGCCCCTGAGATTTGGAAGAGCTTTTGGAGAGAACATACCTAATCATGCTCCAAAGGTATCACACAGGCTTGAGAGATCTCCACTTTTTAAAGGTTCCAGTCAATCACTTCTAAATTTGCCACAGAGATTTGGGAAGTCACTGGCTGTCAATCTGCCTCGAGACGTTCAGGAATTCGAACCAG GGATATGA